A region of Salvelinus alpinus chromosome 24, SLU_Salpinus.1, whole genome shotgun sequence DNA encodes the following proteins:
- the LOC139552399 gene encoding RING finger protein 208-like yields the protein MSMSCLRRQPVTIPMDTVKIIQSEKFPRECPVPVTQPRFAPPPRVAWDGGGEGEIIVNQACSDLALDMTCRDLAMEVTCTDLAPTRPMVSSPPAPMGRRESYLAQRKASAAEICYHQFHYKMEDVIVNQYVLRSSSMSSSTSSSSSGPVMPCEPLDCPTCGHTYNFTGKRPRILSCLHSVCEECLQILYESCPKYKFISCPTCRRETVLFTDYGLAALAINTSILSRLPSDPNGPVQWGGEADRSCYQTVRQYCQSACTCQIANPLSSCGIM from the coding sequence ATGTCCATGTCCTGCCTCAGGCGACAGCCTGTGACCATCCCCATGGATACCGTCAAGATCATCCAGTCAGAGAAGTTCCCCCGGGAATGCCCGGTGCCTGTCACCCAACCTCGCTTCGCCCCTCCCCCGCGGGTGGcatgggatggagggggagagggagagatcatAGTCAATCAGGCGTGCAGTGACCTAGCCCTGGACATGACCTGCAGGGATCTTGCAATGGAGGTGACCTGCACTGACCTGGCCCCCACCAGACCCATGGTCTCATCTCCCCCAGCCCCCATGGGCCGCAGGGAGAGCTACCTGGCCCAGCGCAAAGCCAGCGCCGCAGAGATCTGCTACCATCAGTTCCACTACAAGATGGAGGACGTCATAGTCAACCAGTACGTGCTGCGTTCTTCTTCAatgtcctcctccacctcctcttcctcctcgggTCCCGTGATGCCCTGTGAACCCCTAGACTGCCCCACCTGCGGCCACACCTACAACTTTACTGGCAAGCGCCCTCGCATCCTCTCCTGCCTACACTCGGTGTGTGAGGAGTGCCTGCAGATCCTCTACGAGTCCTGCCCCAAGTACAAGTTCATCTCGTGCCCCACGTGCAGGCGTGAGACGGTGCTGTTCACAGACTATGGGCTGGCTGCCTTGGCCATCAACACCAGCATCCTGAGCCGGCTGCCCTCTGACCCCAACGGCCCGGTGCAGTGGGGAGGGGAGGCCGACCGGAGTTGCTACCAGACGGTGCGCCAGTACTGCCAGTCAGCCTGCACCTGCCAGATCGCCAACCCCCTGTCCTCCTGTGGCATCATGTAG